The genome window ATAAATTGGCATAGACCTCTATGCGGGCGTCTTTTTCTCCCTGCTGATAATCCCAGATTAATTTTCCGATAGGATCTTTGCCGTTAAATTTCAACATCGAATGGCTTTTGCTTAATTTTACACAAAAATCACCAATAAAATTTAGAATAATGAGCTACGAAGTAAGTGGAAGAATAGTTAAGATTTTTGATACCCAGGTTTTTAACAGTGGATTTCAAAAAAGAGAATTTGTGGTAGAAACCCAGGAACAGTATCCACAGCCCATTAAGCTTGAATTTTTTAAAGACAAATGCAGTGTGCTCGATAAATACAATGAAGGAGACCAGGTGAATGTTTCTTTCAATTTGAGAGGGAATGAATACAATGAGAAGTTCTTTGTCAATCTACAGGCCTGGAAAATGGAAAAAACCGGGCAGGCACAAGGCCATTCAGATTTTAGCGATGCGCCCATACCTTCTGCCAGTGATGCCCCTCCAGAGGAAGATCAGGAATTCAATGATTTGCCTTTTTAAAATGTAATTGAATGCTGCTAAGTTGCGAAGGCACGCAATTCAGATTTGAAAAAAGTTTAGGGGCGCACGGCCGTGCGCCCCTAAAATTTTTGAGTTCGACAACTAATTTATAATACCTCAACTTCACAATTATCTTTTAGTTACTACTGAGCCCAGACCGGTAGCAAGTTCTGACCAGTTTTTATGCAATTCTTTTTTAAATTTCAATTGCTCAATCAGTTCTTCTTCTGTACCACTGTGGTTTTTTATTTCCTGGTCTAATTCTTCAATCATGGTTTCAATTTTTCTTTGCAAAAAGCGCTGTAAAGAGGTTTTGACATCTTGCCTTAGAATTACCTGTCTGTCGGTACTATAGATTTCATGTTTTTTCTCCCAATTTTCACTCAAT of Chitinophagales bacterium contains these proteins:
- a CDS encoding DUF3127 domain-containing protein, whose translation is MSYEVSGRIVKIFDTQVFNSGFQKREFVVETQEQYPQPIKLEFFKDKCSVLDKYNEGDQVNVSFNLRGNEYNEKFFVNLQAWKMEKTGQAQGHSDFSDAPIPSASDAPPEEDQEFNDLPF